TTAGTGTCCTTCAGGTGGTCttctttccttgttgattttctgtttggttgTTCTATCTATTATTGAAAGAGGAGTATTGAAGTCTCCTATCCTTATTATAAGAacttttctcccccttttaaaACTGTCATTTTTGCTTTGCATATTTTAGGACTCTACCAttaggtgtgtatgtgtatgtattataatattttcttgctttttatctataatttctttctttgtctcttctaaTCTTCTAACTTTTTTTGTCAACATGTCTCTGTCTGATAATACTAGAGCCATTTCAACTCTGTTCTTAGTTACTGTGCATGAATTATATTTCTTCATCCTTTCAACTTCTTTGTGTCCTTATTGCTAAGGTGATCTTTCATAGACTGCATGTAGTTGGATCCTGATTCTTTAAAATCCAAACTGCCAATCTCTGCCTTTACTAGGATAGCTTAAtccatttgtattttatatgattACTGATGAAATATTTACTTCTATCATCTTATCTGTCTTACGTATgtcttgttttttccccctctatttcTATGTCCATGCCTGTTTTTTTGTACTTGTAGTATATTATtctaattcctttctttctttttctgtatatgtgtatatttttagttattttctttgtggttactgTGGGGATTATTTTAAGCTTATAACAGCCTAGTTTGAATAATACTGATGTAATTTTAGTAGTATAAGCATTCTTCCTATTTATCTCCGGCCTTCTCTCCTTATATTGTTATTGTCACAGACATTTATCTGTTTTATGCCCACCAACATAGACTTATGATTATTTTATGCATTAGAATATTAAACCATGTAGGAAAATAAACCATAACAAAAGTTAAGTAATATAACCTATTTAGTTCATGTTATTTTGTCCTATGGCTTTGAGTTACTGTTtcatgtcctttcatttcagcctggAGGACTCCCTTTAGCATATTTTGTAAAGCAGGTCTACTGGTAATGAACTCTGTCACCTTTTCTTTATCtggaaatgtcttaatttcaTCCTCAAGAATGAACGATAGTTTTGCTGGGTATTGAATTCTTGGTTGAcgtcttttttcctttcaaacttATTAAAACACCATCCCACTTCTTCACTACCTTCTGGCTTCCATAGTTTGTGAAGAGCAATCAGCGATTTATCCTACATAGGCTCCTTGGTGCATGTGGATTTGTTTGTTGCTGCTTTcaacattttcattgtttttttttttttttcttaagattttatttatttatgagagacacacagagagaggcagagacacaggcagagggagaggcaggctccctgtggggagcccaatgcgggacttgatcccaggaccctgggatcacaacttgagccaaaggcagatgctcaaccgctgagccacccgggtgtccctcaaCATTGTCTTTGGAATTTAACAATTTGACTACAATATGTCTCAGTGTGGATCTCTTTTAGTTTATGAACTGTTTGGACTCATTGAGTTTCTTGGACAGGCATATTCATGTCATCTCAGGTTTTGGAAATTcatagccattatttcttcacatatcttttttgctcatttctttccttcttggaaTCATATAATGTATACATTGGCAGTTTTGATGGTGTTCCATAGGTTTCCTGgatctattcatttttcttcattcttttttcccttacaCTGCATAATTTCAATTGTcctgtcttcaagttcattgaTCCTTTCTTCTGCCACATCCGTTGAACTGCTCcagtgaatttttttcatttcaattattgtaCTTTTGGCtccagattttgttttgttttgttttgtttttggaagttCTGTCTctttattaatattctcattttgtttatgtatcactttcttgctttcctttagttttttgcCCATGGCTTCCTTTATGTCATTCAATGTATATAAGACCATTAATTTAATATCTTTGACTAATAATTCTAGTGTCTGGACTTCTTCAGgaatggtttctattttttccctgtgAATAGGCCATACTTTCCAGTTTCTTagcatatttttaatacttttagcTGAGAACCAGGTGTTTTGAGTGTTATGTGTGGTGATTCTGGAATTCTAAGCCTTCCACTCCTCCGAGATTGTTGAGTCTTTCTTGTTGATGGTGGAAGCCATCTTTGACTTTTTCAGTTTGTTTGCATAGTGTTTATTCTTCAACGTATTTGGTCCTTGAGGTCTCAGTTCCACTGTGTGGTCATCCAGCACTCTGAAGATTTCTTTAAGTGTCTGTCTcccaaaaaagggaagaaacaagTATCCCTTTAATCTCTCTACAAGTACTTGCTTATATATAAGCAAATGCTTTCCAGGGTGGTTGTACCCAATACTGTATCAGATATATGTCATCAGCACCTGATCATTGGAATACATTATCCTTCCATGATAGGATGCAAAGTTGAGGAGAGCACAGTCTGACTTCCGTACAGCCTCCCTGTACTGGATGTTGTAATTTTAACTTCTACTTGCTAATGAAATAGGCATGACTCTTGGCTGGTATTGCATTTGACTGTCTGATTACTCAGGAAAgttgtatctgtgtgtgtgtgtgtgtgtgtgtgtgtgtgttttaaagattttatttaggggatccctgggtggttcagcggtttagtgcctgcctttgcctggggcatgatcctggggtcctaggatggggtcccgcatcaggcttcctgtgtggagcctgcttctccctctgcctgtgtgtctgcctctctctctctctctccatgtgtctctcattaataaaaaaataaagattttatttacttattcatgacagagacacaggcaaagggagaagcaggctccccttagggagcccaatgtgggactcgattcctgagttccaggatcatgccctgagccgaaggcagagcgtaactgctgagccatccaggagtccttGTGTTGGCTTTAATAAGAACCATCTCTTACATCCCCTGCCCTATCACTGCTAATGGCTCTGATGCTTTCTTGTTGGGTTAAGAACTCCTGCTCTGGGGATCCCTTCCTCCTATCAGCATGAATGTCCCTTAAGCCAGTGGCACCCCAAGGGACTGTGGCATTGAGGGGAGCCCTAGAGCCATGGGTGGGAGGGCTAGTGGGGCAGGAGGTGTGGTGGTCCAGTGCAGTCTGAAGAAGCGTATTTACTggaaatacatggaaaaaaacaCACTAGTGGTTTTCATTGTGCAAAATCGGAAAGCGGATGGTTTGACAAGTTTTCTTGGCTGTTTGGTTTTGGCTGACGAGGGCTGGCACCATGAATTGGTGCCACACTTTCACAGGGGCCAAATGTCAAGCTCATCTAAGGATGGGAGGGAGCACAGGCAAAGGGACTTCTTGGTTCTTGATGTTTCTGCCTGGCCACTGGGACAGTCAGGCCTGGGTATCTGGTGGGTTAACTGCCTGCAACTGTCCCCTTGCCTCTTCAGCTTACAGAGTCAGAAACCTGAGTTGTCAGCCTGCTGATGACAGAGGGCCTTTGGGAGCAGTCATCTCAGACCACAGGCTACTTGTTAATATCTCTGGGCAGTTACCAGTCAGGAGATGAACTGCTGGTGTCAGAGAATCAGACAGGGGAGGGCCCTGGCCTGTTAGGGGAGACTTGAGCCCGACCTCCACGGAAACTCAGTAACAGCTGACCCAGGGGTCATGGTAAGGCTGGGTAAGGTCTTGCTCACAGTGTGCGTGTGTGGTACCCAAGCCCTACATCTTTGCAGCTGGCCCTATACACACCCCTGGGGCCGAGGAACCCAGGCCACCCAAGCATCAGATCTGAGCCAGAGAACTGGATCTGGGTCCTCCCACCTATCTTCAAGAGCTTGGCCAGTCTTCAGGCGCCCCCTGGGGTTTGTGTCCTCAAGGCTGTCCTCGGGTCCCTGCTGGAGGTGGCTGTATGGCCTCTCATGACAGCTGCATGTGTTGCAGGCCTGTGGGCTGAGCTTCTTCAAGATCCCCTGGGGTTGGGGAGAATTTGTCTTCTCCTGGTGGGTGAGCAGTTCCCCTGGCCTGTTGCTCCGTGGCCCCCTGCCTCCACGACAGCTGCACCTGTTCAGAGTTATACTAACTTCCATCACAAGGACTACAGAAAGCTGGGTGCCGATGGCCGAGAAGGCTATTACCACGGTGAAGGGACCCCAGGCATCATTTTGGTGCCTGATGCCACTTCCAAAAGATGCAGACCGCCCATACGTTCCAGCAGGTTGTATGCTACCTCCTGGTCCTTGGAGAGGTGAAGGACAAAAAAATGCGTGGCCCAGGGATCGTCCCCAGGGAGAAGGGCACTGAAGCTCACCTTCTAGCCCCATGGACACCTGAGCCTGGACACTCACCAATAGTTCAGTGGCAGCTGACGGGAAGAAAAGCCAGAATGATAAAGTACACTTCATCTAAGAAGGCTGAAAAGCAAACCATACATTTTGCAGATTCCCCCCCCAAATCCTGGGTGTGGTGGATCTAGCAATCCAGAGCGACTGAAGGGTCACTTCTGCTGTCCTGTAGTACAGACAGTGTCTTTCCAAGCAAGTGTTTCTGTACATCGTACATAACTCAGCGTCATCTTGACCAAACTGTTTTTTATCCTAACTCTTCCATGGGATTAGGAATTGTGCCCTGAGTAGTGGTACGCCCTGCGGGGCAGCTGCGGAGTCAGACACAGCCATAGACCCGGTCAGCGTGGGGGAGGCAGTGGCCCCCCTCCGTGGGGTTCAGGAGTGAGTGTCCCACTTCCATGAGCTCTATTCCTCTGCAGTTTGGCCCCAGGGATTTCAGCTCCTCTGAATCACACCATGAACTTGGCCTCGACAGCATATCCTCAGAGGTTTTCGCCATCTCTGAAGTCACACCTGTTCCCTCAGCTCCAGCAAAGCGACACCTCGGTGAGCTCATCTACCTTAGTAAGcccaactcctggttttgctcAGTGGCTTTAGCTCCTCTGGTCCCAGCAGCTCTGCAGTACACAGGTGATGCCAATTCCTTTCGGAAGGAGCCCATCTCCTCCCTGAAGCACACCTGCAACCCTTAGCTTCCAGAATTTCACCTGTGATATTGGCGCCTGTCACCTGtatcagagagagggagggggaaacaaGCTTTTATCTGCGTCAGTGTTATTGCTGTGGACTGAGGTCAACACTCCAgtccttcatttctcctgagaaGCTGATGTTttcaagagagagaggaaaaaacttaaaaatgacaaACCAGATTCATTGTAGTAAGTGAAACTGGATACTAGACTTTCTTGGAATCAGgagtaaaaacacaaaaacctcaAACACTGGAATGGaaattttagataataaaaaagctatttgaatttgagaattttaagttttaaaaatatataccaaagaaCTTTCTTTTGAGTAACACAATGTATAAAGAGGCTCCCAGTTCATGCAACAGCTGAGGTCTGGGCTCTGAGGTGCAgagcccccctcccacccacatGGGGTCCAAAGGCTCAAGACGTCCCATGATTTCTGCGGCACAAAGCCTTAAATCATAAGGGTGGGCATTGAGGCAAAGAAGCATATTTGAGTTGAATTTTCACCAAAAGTTAGGACATCCCTTCTGATCTTGAATAAAGTTGAAACACCAGATGAAGTGTTTTCTAAGTTTACATCATTTCTCACTAATTAATCTTTAGACTTTTTATAAAACATGTGATTCTATACAGTTAGGGTTCCTAGCCATATTACATGATGAGacttaatgacatttttaaaaaatatatcatccaGACAACACTTTAGTGGCCTAACAACACTCAAATAATCCAAGTCTAATTTTAGGTGCAATAATTAGAATAATTATCGTTTTTAGGAAAGGCATGGGATGTTCTAAgaaaaaactttatttagaagGTAAGAAAGTTTTGTGAAAGTATTTCCTTGGGTCCTAACTTCCTTCGGTTTCTTCCAAAAGACGGTGTAATGTTAGAGGGTGAGTGCACGTGGCGACCCGTACCAAAAGTCACCACGGAGGTGAGTGCTGTGTGGCAGAACcggagggtggggggaaagaaAGCCGGGCCCCTGAGGCTCCCCCGGGCCGCAGCTCCTCGTGCCGGGGCTCCGGGCGGCGGGGCTCCTGGGCGTCACAGCTTCCGGTGCACCTTCTGGTGCTGGATCAGGTGCCCGTGCTGGTTGAAGGCGCGGCCGCACTCACCGCACTCGTAGGGCCGCTCGCCCGTGTGGATGCGCTGGTGCTGGATGAGCACCGAGTACTGGCTGAAGGCCTTGCCGCAGCGGCTGCACTCGTACGGCCGCTCCCCGGTGTGCGTCCGCAGGTGCACGATCAGCGTGGCCTTGAGGCTGAAGGCCTTGCCGCACTGCGCGCAGCGGAAGGGCCGCTCGCCCGTGTGGATGCGCTCGTGCTGCACCAGCGACCTGCGGGCGCTGAAGGCGTGGCCGCACTCGCCGCACACATACGGCTTCTCGCCGGTGTGCACGCGCTGGTGCTGCGTCAGGTGCGAGTGCTGCACGAAGGCCTTGCCGCACGCGTAGCAGCCGTACGGCTTCTCCTCCGTGTGGATGCGCTCGTGGTTCATGAGCGTCGAGCGGTGGCTGAAGGCCTTGCCGCACTCGCCACACTCATACGGCTTCTCGCCCGTGTGCACGTTGTGGTGCTGGATGAGCACCGAGCGGTCGCTGAAGGCGCGGCCGCACTCGCTGCAGGTGTACGGCTTCTCGCCCGTGTGCACGCGCTGGTGCTGCAGCAGCGTCCTCTTGACGCTGAAGGCACGGCCGCACTGCGCGCACTCGTGCGGCTTCTCGCCGGTGTGCACGCGCTGGTGGCTGCGCAGCACGGTGCTGTGGTTGAAGGCCTTCCCGCACAGCGCGCACACGTACGGCCGCTCGCCCGTGTGGATGCGCTGGTGCTGGATGAGGTGCGAGAGCTGCGTGAAGGCCTTGCGGCACTCCAGGCACTCGTGCGGCTTCTCGCCCGTGTGGATCTTGTGGTGCTGCGCCAGGTCCGAGCTCACGCGGAAGGCCTTCCCGCACTCGTTGCACTCGTACGGCTTCTCGCCCGTGTGGATGCGCCGGTGTTTGCTGAGCACGGAGCTCTGGCTGAAGGCCTTCCCGCACACGCCGCACACGTACGGCTTCTCGCCGGTGTGGGTCCTCTGGTGCTGCAGGAGGTGCGAGCTGCGGCCGAAGCATTTGCCGCACTCGGTGCACTTGTAGGGCCGCTCGGCGCCAGCAGCAGCCGGGGCCCGAGGTGGCGGAGCGTTGCGCGGGCGCCCCTGGTCGCGCCATCCCGGGCGGCCTTCCCCCGGGACCACGGAGCCGTCCTCGGAGACACCTGGCTTCACGCCCAAGTCCCTTTCTTGGTTCTCTCCCTGGTTTTCACATTCTGAAACAGCAAACGCAGAGCACCACGTTAGAGGTGAACCCAGAGAGAACAGCGGGGCAGGCGGCACCTACAGGTGGCTTTGCTGGGCACAGGTGGCCCAGCGCTCGGGGCCAGGACGATCACGAGTGGACGCAGCAACTAGCACAGCGGCCCCTGCGGCCTGGGCCCATCTCCCCACAGTCCTC
The nucleotide sequence above comes from Canis lupus baileyi chromosome 14, mCanLup2.hap1, whole genome shotgun sequence. Encoded proteins:
- the ZNF250 gene encoding zinc finger protein 250 isoform X3 is translated as MAAARLLPPPAGPQPLSFQAKVTFEDVAVLLSQEEWDRLGPAQRGLYRHVMMETYGNVVSLGLPGSKPNVICQLERGEEPWVLDGQGTKETGGLGSGHSDNYRHDHMPACMGQDSSPCPWECENQGENQERDLGVKPGVSEDGSVVPGEGRPGWRDQGRPRNAPPPRAPAAAGAERPYKCTECGKCFGRSSHLLQHQRTHTGEKPYVCGVCGKAFSQSSVLSKHRRIHTGEKPYECNECGKAFRVSSDLAQHHKIHTGEKPHECLECRKAFTQLSHLIQHQRIHTGERPYVCALCGKAFNHSTVLRSHQRVHTGEKPHECAQCGRAFSVKRTLLQHQRVHTGEKPYTCSECGRAFSDRSVLIQHHNVHTGEKPYECGECGKAFSHRSTLMNHERIHTEEKPYGCYACGKAFVQHSHLTQHQRVHTGEKPYVCGECGHAFSARRSLVQHERIHTGERPFRCAQCGKAFSLKATLIVHLRTHTGERPYECSRCGKAFSQYSVLIQHQRIHTGERPYECGECGRAFNQHGHLIQHQKVHRKL
- the ZNF250 gene encoding zinc finger protein 250 isoform X2 translates to MPPLLIPDGATTRLMAPASLEHQGTTSPTGSSDFHLPQKSRDQVMAAARLLPPPAGPQAKVTFEDVAVLLSQEEWDRLGPAQRGLYRHVMMETYGNVVSLGLPGSKPNVICQLERGEEPWVLDGQGTKETGGLGSGHSDNYRHDHMPACMGQDSSPCPWECENQGENQERDLGVKPGVSEDGSVVPGEGRPGWRDQGRPRNAPPPRAPAAAGAERPYKCTECGKCFGRSSHLLQHQRTHTGEKPYVCGVCGKAFSQSSVLSKHRRIHTGEKPYECNECGKAFRVSSDLAQHHKIHTGEKPHECLECRKAFTQLSHLIQHQRIHTGERPYVCALCGKAFNHSTVLRSHQRVHTGEKPHECAQCGRAFSVKRTLLQHQRVHTGEKPYTCSECGRAFSDRSVLIQHHNVHTGEKPYECGECGKAFSHRSTLMNHERIHTEEKPYGCYACGKAFVQHSHLTQHQRVHTGEKPYVCGECGHAFSARRSLVQHERIHTGERPFRCAQCGKAFSLKATLIVHLRTHTGERPYECSRCGKAFSQYSVLIQHQRIHTGERPYECGECGRAFNQHGHLIQHQKVHRKL
- the ZNF250 gene encoding zinc finger protein 250 isoform X4, producing MAAARLLPPPAGPQAKVTFEDVAVLLSQEEWDRLGPAQRGLYRHVMMETYGNVVSLGLPGSKPNVICQLERGEEPWVLDGQGTKETGGLGSGHSDNYRHDHMPACMGQDSSPCPWECENQGENQERDLGVKPGVSEDGSVVPGEGRPGWRDQGRPRNAPPPRAPAAAGAERPYKCTECGKCFGRSSHLLQHQRTHTGEKPYVCGVCGKAFSQSSVLSKHRRIHTGEKPYECNECGKAFRVSSDLAQHHKIHTGEKPHECLECRKAFTQLSHLIQHQRIHTGERPYVCALCGKAFNHSTVLRSHQRVHTGEKPHECAQCGRAFSVKRTLLQHQRVHTGEKPYTCSECGRAFSDRSVLIQHHNVHTGEKPYECGECGKAFSHRSTLMNHERIHTEEKPYGCYACGKAFVQHSHLTQHQRVHTGEKPYVCGECGHAFSARRSLVQHERIHTGERPFRCAQCGKAFSLKATLIVHLRTHTGERPYECSRCGKAFSQYSVLIQHQRIHTGERPYECGECGRAFNQHGHLIQHQKVHRKL
- the ZNF250 gene encoding zinc finger protein 250 isoform X1, with product MPPLLIPDGATTRLMAPASLEHQGTTSPTGSSDFHLPQKSRDQVMAAARLLPPPAGPQPLSFQAKVTFEDVAVLLSQEEWDRLGPAQRGLYRHVMMETYGNVVSLGLPGSKPNVICQLERGEEPWVLDGQGTKETGGLGSGHSDNYRHDHMPACMGQDSSPCPWECENQGENQERDLGVKPGVSEDGSVVPGEGRPGWRDQGRPRNAPPPRAPAAAGAERPYKCTECGKCFGRSSHLLQHQRTHTGEKPYVCGVCGKAFSQSSVLSKHRRIHTGEKPYECNECGKAFRVSSDLAQHHKIHTGEKPHECLECRKAFTQLSHLIQHQRIHTGERPYVCALCGKAFNHSTVLRSHQRVHTGEKPHECAQCGRAFSVKRTLLQHQRVHTGEKPYTCSECGRAFSDRSVLIQHHNVHTGEKPYECGECGKAFSHRSTLMNHERIHTEEKPYGCYACGKAFVQHSHLTQHQRVHTGEKPYVCGECGHAFSARRSLVQHERIHTGERPFRCAQCGKAFSLKATLIVHLRTHTGERPYECSRCGKAFSQYSVLIQHQRIHTGERPYECGECGRAFNQHGHLIQHQKVHRKL